AGCGGTGTACCAAGTTTATCTAAATCCACTATCGAATCAATTAAGATTTGTTATTCAAATGATTTAAATGAGCAACAAAATATAGCTGATTTTCTTTCTGCTGTTGATCAAAAAATTAGTCTGTTAAAAGATAAAAATGCCTTACTTGAGCAATATAAAAAAGGTGTGATGCAAAAACTATTTACACAAGAGATTCGCTTTAAAGATGAAAATGGTAATGACTTTCCTGATTGGCAAACTAAAGTTGTAGGTGATTTTATGAAGGAAAGTCGTATAAAAGGCAATACAGGGGCAAATGCCAAGAAAATTACTGTTAAACTTTGGGGGAAAGGAGTTTTTGAAAAACAAGAGAAAATGATTGGTAGTGAAAATACCCAATATTATAGAAGAAAATCTGGTCAATTTATTTATAGTAAACTCGACTTTTTAAATTGTGCTTTTGGAATAATACCTAATCATCTTGATGGGTTTGAAACAACAGTGGATTTACCGTGTTTTGATGTTTCACAGGGTATAAATAAGTATTTGATATTGGAATTTATTAAGCAAAAACGCTTTTACAAAAAGTATGGCGATATGGCTGATGGAAGCCGTAAGGCAAAACGTATACATGCCAAAGATTTTTTAAGCTTCCCTCTTGATTTGCCCTGTGAAGAAGAACAGAACAAAATAGCTGATTTCTTAGAAGCATTGGATAAAAAGTTAGAACAGATTGAACGACAAATAGAGCTTACCCAAACTTTCAAAAAAGGTTTGCTACAACAGATGTTTGTTTAGTTAATTCAGTTTTATAAAAAGGATTTAGGAGTATATTTTGACGGTTAGTTTAAACAGGCAATCTGAGCAGGTATTAGAAGATAACTTAGTTGAACAACTGGTAAACCAAGGTTATCAAGCGGCAACAATCCGCGATGAAAAATCATTATTGGAGAATTTAAAGTTACAGCTTGAAAAACTGAATAACCTACCTGCTAAAGGAAATAAGGCCCCTCTATCCGATAATGAATTTAGACAGGTTCTTAATGCTTTGGCCAAAGGGGCCGTTTTTGAAAAAGCGAAAACTTTACGTGATCGCCTGCAAATTGATCGTGATGATGGCACTGCGTTATATGTTCAGTTTTTAGCTGATGATTGGGAAAAAAATCAGTTTCAGGTAAC
This genomic window from Thalassomonas viridans contains:
- a CDS encoding restriction endonuclease subunit S, whose protein sequence is MAPIEEKFPKLRFKKYSESWIEKSIRELLTIGSGKDYKHLGEGDIPVYGSGGHMSNVDRFLFDGKSVTIGRKGTIDSPKFLDGKFWTVDTLFYTHSFNGVIPEHVYSIFLKVNWKKYNEASGVPSLSKSTIESIKICYSNDLNEQQNIADFLSAVDQKISLLKDKNALLEQYKKGVMQKLFTQEIRFKDENGNDFPDWQTKVVGDFMKESRIKGNTGANAKKITVKLWGKGVFEKQEKMIGSENTQYYRRKSGQFIYSKLDFLNCAFGIIPNHLDGFETTVDLPCFDVSQGINKYLILEFIKQKRFYKKYGDMADGSRKAKRIHAKDFLSFPLDLPCEEEQNKIADFLEALDKKLEQIERQIELTQTFKKGLLQQMFV